The following proteins come from a genomic window of Sphaerisporangium rubeum:
- a CDS encoding SpoIIE family protein phosphatase: protein MTRHDEAERGPAADGAKVFTVDDEIGRDLALVDWHATALGPPGEWPQSLRTAVSILLPSRFSMWMAYGPELTFFCNAAYRRDTLGHKYPWALGRPANEVWAEIWDDIGPRIDAVLATGEATWDEALLLYLERSGYPEETYHTFSYSPLRDDDGAVVGMLCVVSEETERVIGERRMATLRDLGSDPSVVRTEKEMLAFTGRQLGRNQRDLPFTLTYLFDDDGGARLAAATGITAGHPAAPPTLASGDPGAVWPAAELARGESMVVPLDGGPFTGLPHGDWPDPPTHALVVPLPRQGGAPYGFLVAALNRYRALDDGYRGFVELAAGHVATGIASARSYQAQQRRAEELAELDRAKTVFFSNISHEFRTPLSLIMGPVQELRAALADAPPQVREDLDVVHRNGLRLGKLVNTLLDFSRLEAGRMQARYEPVDLAAVTAELASVFRSAIDKAGLTFTVDCPPLAEPVYIDRDMWEKVVLNLLSNALKFTFEGSIGVVVRASATGAVVTVTDTGIGVPADEVPRLFERFHRIESARSRSNEGSGIGLALVQELVALHGGTITATSVEGQGTTFTIRLPFGTAHLQDGSLVPPKAPEAVSATASPFLEEAMRWLPDGGAPADETAMSATGHSPAPGDGTPPRVLIADDNADMREYLTRLLKGAGYRVDAVGDGMDALDAVRAEAPALVVSDVMMPRLDGLALVSALRSDPRTADVPVLLLSARAGQEASIEGLEAGADDYLVKPFTAAELLARVRANVELARMRSHHIRWRNAMIDSLQEAFFVVDENGAVVEINSAFTDILGYGPENLPYAAQHPWWPDAADDPQAHAAVAEAFARLIGEGRGNCVIPLNHRDGHQVWIAATFSDVTDPDSGRRHVVGTLRDVTAERHLVQRESALAALSMRLSQADDLADAVRGALETFQEVWQARRVAGVVWSGDTPAEPVTAPAGAGWPDLQQHVRERLAALREEPPLRPLAPVAGGAGICLDHPDGLLALWIDLGQNRPFTGEDQTLLALLAGHLGQGLHRVHQLDQQREAAVALQRAILGPSRLPDGFAVRYEPASRPLEVGGDWYDIVPLAGERIGIVVGDCVGRGLPAAAVMGQLRSACRALLLQDAGPAQVFAALDRFAALVPGARCTTVFCGVLDGATGELVYSSAGHPPGILAHADGTTELLEGGRSTPLAVRPGHPRPEATAIMPARSTLLLYTDGLVERRRRPLTAGIDQAGAAVQAGRTIPIEDLAADIMTRLIPEDGFNDDVALLLYRQPGPLEMAFPAESSQLAPVRAALRDWLARCKLTPSLVQNVLVAAGEACANAIEHGHRNAPGSTIRLRAVVTVDDLRLTVADTGHWKPPQPEASRHRGRGVALMRALMNEVTINPGAAGTTVDMHARITP from the coding sequence ATGACGCGCCATGACGAAGCCGAGCGCGGGCCTGCGGCGGACGGAGCCAAGGTCTTCACGGTCGACGACGAGATCGGCCGTGATCTGGCGCTGGTCGACTGGCACGCCACCGCGCTCGGGCCGCCGGGGGAGTGGCCGCAGAGCCTGCGCACGGCGGTCAGCATCCTGCTGCCGTCCCGGTTCTCCATGTGGATGGCGTACGGGCCGGAGCTGACGTTCTTCTGCAACGCGGCCTACCGCCGCGACACCCTGGGCCACAAGTACCCGTGGGCCCTCGGCAGGCCCGCCAATGAGGTGTGGGCCGAGATCTGGGACGACATCGGCCCCCGGATCGATGCGGTGCTGGCCACAGGAGAGGCGACCTGGGACGAGGCGCTTCTGCTGTACCTGGAAAGGTCGGGCTACCCCGAGGAGACCTACCACACCTTCTCCTACAGCCCGCTGCGCGACGACGACGGCGCGGTGGTCGGCATGCTGTGCGTCGTCAGCGAGGAGACCGAGCGGGTCATCGGCGAGCGGCGCATGGCGACGCTGCGTGACCTCGGCTCCGACCCCAGCGTGGTCCGCACCGAGAAGGAAATGCTGGCCTTCACCGGCCGCCAGCTCGGCCGCAACCAGCGCGACCTGCCGTTCACGCTGACGTACCTGTTCGACGACGACGGCGGCGCGCGGCTGGCCGCCGCGACCGGGATCACCGCGGGACACCCGGCCGCACCCCCCACCCTGGCATCCGGTGACCCCGGCGCGGTGTGGCCGGCGGCCGAGCTCGCCAGAGGCGAATCGATGGTGGTGCCCCTCGACGGCGGGCCGTTCACCGGCCTCCCGCACGGCGACTGGCCCGACCCGCCGACGCACGCACTGGTCGTGCCGTTGCCACGGCAAGGCGGCGCGCCGTACGGGTTCCTGGTGGCCGCGCTCAACCGGTACCGGGCCCTGGACGACGGTTACCGCGGTTTCGTCGAGCTGGCCGCCGGTCACGTCGCCACGGGGATCGCCAGCGCGCGCAGCTACCAGGCGCAGCAGCGCAGGGCCGAGGAGCTGGCCGAGCTCGACCGCGCCAAGACGGTCTTCTTCTCCAACATCAGCCACGAGTTCCGCACCCCCCTCAGCCTGATCATGGGGCCGGTGCAGGAACTGCGGGCCGCACTGGCCGACGCGCCGCCGCAGGTGCGCGAGGACCTCGACGTCGTGCACCGCAACGGGCTGCGCCTCGGCAAACTCGTCAACACCCTGCTGGACTTCTCCCGCCTCGAAGCCGGCCGCATGCAGGCCCGCTACGAGCCGGTGGACCTGGCCGCCGTGACCGCCGAGCTGGCCAGCGTCTTCCGCTCCGCCATCGACAAGGCCGGCCTGACCTTCACGGTCGACTGCCCCCCACTGGCCGAGCCGGTGTACATCGACCGCGACATGTGGGAGAAGGTGGTGCTCAACCTGCTGAGCAACGCCTTGAAGTTCACCTTCGAAGGCTCGATCGGCGTCGTGGTGCGCGCGTCCGCCACCGGCGCGGTGGTGACCGTCACCGACACCGGGATCGGTGTGCCGGCCGACGAGGTGCCGCGGCTGTTCGAGCGGTTCCACCGCATCGAGAGCGCGCGGTCGCGCTCCAACGAAGGCAGCGGCATCGGCCTCGCCCTGGTGCAGGAACTGGTGGCCCTGCACGGCGGCACCATCACCGCGACCAGCGTCGAAGGCCAGGGCACGACCTTCACCATCCGCCTGCCGTTCGGCACGGCCCACCTGCAGGACGGCAGCCTGGTGCCCCCCAAGGCGCCGGAAGCGGTGTCGGCCACCGCCAGCCCGTTCCTTGAGGAGGCCATGCGCTGGCTCCCCGACGGCGGCGCGCCGGCCGACGAGACGGCCATGTCCGCCACCGGGCACTCCCCGGCCCCCGGTGACGGCACGCCGCCACGGGTGCTGATCGCCGACGACAACGCCGACATGCGCGAATACCTGACCCGGCTGCTCAAGGGAGCGGGCTACCGGGTCGACGCCGTCGGCGACGGCATGGATGCGCTGGACGCCGTCCGCGCCGAAGCGCCGGCGCTGGTGGTCAGCGACGTGATGATGCCGCGCCTGGACGGCCTCGCGCTGGTCTCGGCGCTGCGGTCCGACCCGCGCACCGCCGACGTGCCGGTCCTGCTGCTGTCGGCCCGCGCGGGCCAGGAGGCCTCCATCGAGGGCCTCGAGGCCGGAGCCGACGACTACCTGGTCAAGCCGTTCACCGCCGCGGAGCTGCTGGCCCGGGTCCGGGCCAACGTCGAGCTGGCCCGGATGCGCAGCCACCACATCCGCTGGCGCAACGCCATGATCGACTCCCTGCAGGAAGCGTTCTTCGTCGTCGACGAGAACGGCGCCGTCGTCGAGATCAACTCGGCGTTCACCGACATCCTCGGCTACGGGCCCGAGAACCTCCCCTACGCCGCTCAGCACCCCTGGTGGCCGGACGCCGCCGACGACCCGCAGGCCCACGCCGCGGTCGCCGAGGCGTTCGCGCGGCTGATCGGCGAAGGCCGGGGCAACTGCGTGATCCCCCTCAACCACCGCGACGGCCACCAGGTGTGGATCGCCGCCACCTTCAGCGACGTCACCGACCCCGACAGCGGCCGGCGGCACGTCGTCGGCACCTTGCGGGACGTCACCGCCGAACGTCACCTGGTGCAGCGGGAGAGCGCGCTCGCGGCCCTCAGCATGCGCCTGTCCCAGGCCGACGACCTGGCCGACGCCGTGCGCGGAGCGCTGGAGACGTTCCAGGAGGTCTGGCAGGCGCGCCGCGTCGCCGGCGTCGTCTGGAGCGGCGACACGCCGGCCGAGCCGGTCACCGCGCCGGCCGGCGCCGGCTGGCCCGATCTGCAGCAGCACGTGCGTGAGAGACTGGCCGCGCTGCGTGAGGAGCCGCCGCTGCGTCCGCTGGCCCCCGTGGCCGGCGGGGCCGGCATCTGCCTGGACCACCCCGACGGGCTGCTGGCCCTGTGGATCGACCTCGGCCAGAACCGGCCGTTCACCGGCGAGGACCAGACCCTGCTCGCGCTGCTCGCCGGCCACCTCGGCCAGGGCCTGCACCGCGTGCACCAGCTCGACCAGCAGCGTGAGGCCGCCGTGGCCCTGCAACGGGCCATCCTCGGCCCCTCACGGCTGCCCGACGGGTTCGCCGTGCGCTACGAACCGGCCAGCCGGCCGCTGGAGGTCGGCGGCGACTGGTACGACATCGTGCCGCTCGCCGGTGAGCGCATCGGGATCGTCGTCGGCGACTGCGTGGGCCGCGGCCTTCCCGCGGCCGCCGTCATGGGGCAGCTGCGCAGCGCCTGCCGCGCGCTGCTGCTCCAGGACGCCGGCCCGGCGCAGGTGTTCGCCGCGCTCGACCGGTTCGCCGCGCTCGTCCCCGGCGCCAGGTGCACCACCGTCTTCTGCGGTGTCCTGGACGGCGCCACCGGTGAGCTGGTGTACTCCAGCGCCGGTCACCCCCCCGGCATCCTCGCGCACGCCGACGGCACCACCGAACTGCTCGAAGGCGGCCGCTCGACCCCGCTGGCCGTACGGCCCGGCCACCCCCGGCCCGAGGCCACGGCCATCATGCCGGCGCGGTCCACCCTGCTGCTGTACACCGACGGCCTGGTGGAGCGCCGCCGCCGTCCCCTCACCGCCGGCATCGACCAGGCCGGCGCCGCCGTCCAGGCCGGCCGGACCATCCCCATCGAGGACCTCGCGGCCGACATCATGACCCGCCTCATCCCCGAGGACGGCTTCAACGACGACGTCGCGCTGCTGCTGTACCGCCAGCCCGGCCCGCTGGAGATGGCGTTCCCCGCCGAGTCCAGCCAGCTCGCCCCCGTGCGCGCGGCCCTGCGCGACTGGCTGGCCCGCTGCAAGCTCACCCCTTCCCTGGTGCAGAACGTGCTCGTCGCCGCAGGTGAGGCGTGCGCCAACGCGATCGAGCACGGTCACCGCAACGCTCCGGGCAGCACGATCCGCCTGCGGGCCGTCGTCACCGTCGACGACCTGCGCCTGACCGTCGCCGACACCGGCCACTGGAAGCCACCGCAACCGGAGGCCAGCCGGCATCGAGGCCGGGGAGTCGCTCTCATGCGTGCCCTGATGAACGAGGTCACCATCAATCCCGGTGCCGCCGGAACAACCGTCGACATGCATGCGAGGATCACCCCATGA